A stretch of the Mesorhizobium sp. Pch-S genome encodes the following:
- a CDS encoding methyltransferase domain-containing protein has product MNRETTNRIRFVLEDVLPPVIRDSRLFRSVASLAWGDHIARLASFRERAPFLTAEEYETLYRDHPRVHEGTDNSQACIEKIIASTVGQSVCDVGCGTGVLLKRIRAAREGGRYVGVDFVVEDAAAIDGIDYVAARIEDLPFEDGAFDTVVCTHVIEHVLEYRQAIAELRRIARKRLIIVVPREREYRYSFNPHFNFFPYTHSFLRAMHPVPTSHVCVDIGRDIFYCEDRPEA; this is encoded by the coding sequence TTGAACCGCGAAACCACCAATCGCATCCGCTTTGTTCTCGAAGATGTCCTGCCACCGGTCATCCGCGACTCGCGGCTGTTCCGCTCTGTCGCCAGCCTGGCCTGGGGCGACCATATCGCGCGGCTGGCTTCCTTTCGCGAACGTGCGCCGTTCCTGACCGCGGAGGAGTACGAGACGCTCTATCGTGACCACCCGCGGGTTCATGAAGGCACGGACAACTCGCAGGCCTGCATCGAGAAGATCATCGCCTCGACGGTCGGTCAGTCGGTCTGCGACGTTGGTTGCGGCACCGGCGTCCTGCTGAAACGCATTCGCGCGGCGCGCGAAGGCGGCCGCTATGTCGGTGTCGACTTCGTTGTCGAGGATGCAGCGGCCATCGACGGTATCGACTATGTCGCCGCGCGCATCGAGGATCTGCCGTTCGAGGATGGCGCCTTCGACACCGTGGTCTGCACCCATGTCATCGAGCACGTTCTCGAATATCGGCAGGCGATTGCCGAGTTGCGGCGGATCGCCCGCAAACGCCTGATCATCGTCGTGCCGCGCGAGCGGGAATACCGCTATTCCTTCAATCCGCACTTCAACTTCTTCCCCTACACGCACTCGTTCCTGCGTGCGATGCATCCTGTCCCGACCAGCCATGTCTGCGTCGATATCGGACGCGACATCTTCTATTGCGAAGACCGGCCAGAGGCGTG
- a CDS encoding glycosyltransferase, whose amino-acid sequence MVHEVRYEPTIAVLLPCYNEELTIADVVRRFREALPIATIYVYDNNSKDLTALKARAAGAVVVREPRQGKGNVVRRMFADIDADIYLMADGDGTYAPEDAPLLINTLLTERCDMVVGTRRGVTDDAGRQGHAFGNRLFNSLYKRLFGRDFTDIFSGYRVFSRRFVKSFPAVSGGFEIETEMSVHASQLKLPVSEIALDYGRRVEGSSSKLSTFQDGARILWMFTMLLKETQPLRFFGAISMLLLMASAVLGVPVFVEFAETGLVPRIPTWVLSVGLLLLSMLMLATGLVLDSVSRGRAEQKRIFYLSMPGRQNSTASTPGASNKAA is encoded by the coding sequence ATGGTACACGAAGTCCGCTACGAACCGACGATTGCGGTCTTGCTGCCCTGTTACAATGAAGAGCTGACCATCGCCGATGTCGTGCGGCGGTTTCGCGAGGCGCTGCCCATCGCGACGATCTACGTCTATGACAACAATTCGAAAGACCTTACGGCGCTGAAGGCACGCGCTGCCGGCGCCGTCGTCGTGCGCGAGCCAAGACAGGGCAAGGGCAATGTCGTACGGCGCATGTTTGCCGACATCGATGCCGACATCTACCTGATGGCCGATGGTGACGGCACCTACGCGCCAGAGGATGCGCCTCTGCTCATCAATACGCTGCTTACCGAGCGCTGCGACATGGTTGTCGGCACCCGGCGCGGCGTCACGGACGACGCCGGGCGGCAGGGCCACGCCTTCGGCAATCGCCTGTTCAACAGCCTGTACAAGCGCCTGTTCGGCCGCGACTTCACGGATATCTTTTCCGGCTACCGCGTCTTCAGCCGGCGTTTCGTCAAGAGTTTCCCGGCGGTGTCGGGTGGTTTCGAAATCGAGACCGAGATGTCGGTGCACGCTTCGCAGCTGAAGCTGCCGGTCAGCGAGATCGCACTCGACTATGGCCGTCGCGTCGAGGGCTCGTCTTCGAAACTGTCCACGTTCCAGGATGGCGCCAGGATTCTCTGGATGTTCACCATGCTGCTGAAGGAGACGCAGCCGCTACGCTTCTTTGGAGCGATTTCCATGCTGCTGCTGATGGCCAGCGCGGTCCTGGGCGTGCCGGTGTTTGTCGAGTTCGCCGAAACGGGTCTCGTGCCGCGCATTCCCACCTGGGTGCTTTCGGTCGGACTGCTGCTTCTGTCGATGCTGATGCTGGCAACCGGACTGGTTCTCGATTCCGTCTCGCGGGGCCGGGCAGAGCAGAAGCGGATTTTTTATCTCAGCATGCCGGGTCGCCAGAACAGTACCGCCTCCACGCCAGGTGCGTCGAACAAGGCGGCTTGA
- a CDS encoding GtrA family protein yields MGAAENGASSWRRDLAWALVVALLALTISAIGGFKTMSNSNGDNDSLLRLVEVRDFMAGQGWFDLHQYRMGPEGGFVMHWSRLVDVLLSGLILVAKAFGTPTWLAESFAKAAWPTLTYWLTAFFVVRTARRFGGDAAGLPAVIIIGAALYFMGIFAPGDIDHHNIQLLLVMAAVNFLLAAPDWRPAALLSGSCAALSLAIGMETAPLVAAIGSCVAGLFLFSGRQEAPTAAGFGLGFAGVSVLVLVFTVAPSNWGVATCDAFSAVQFAVAFICGAGLAGAASIDRFNVSVSRRLLALVLLAGIVAVVVVLLFPQCLQAPFANLDPRLHTLWLNNVEEAQSLFQLMKDDRASVVGCYVTPLIALVLLAFRLIRGDRRRVVYVMTALLLMAFAVSIWQVRGMPFSITLAVIPLAAWVAMWRERAARSPSLRRRRRWCWPG; encoded by the coding sequence ATGGGCGCGGCCGAAAATGGGGCCTCGAGCTGGCGGCGTGATCTTGCCTGGGCGCTTGTCGTCGCGCTGTTGGCGCTGACAATCAGTGCCATCGGCGGCTTCAAGACGATGAGCAACAGCAATGGCGACAATGACAGCCTGCTCAGGCTCGTCGAAGTGCGCGATTTCATGGCCGGCCAAGGCTGGTTCGACCTGCATCAGTACAGGATGGGTCCGGAAGGCGGATTCGTCATGCACTGGTCACGCCTGGTCGACGTATTGCTCAGTGGTTTGATCCTGGTTGCAAAGGCTTTCGGCACGCCCACATGGCTTGCCGAAAGTTTCGCCAAAGCGGCTTGGCCGACGCTCACCTACTGGCTGACTGCTTTCTTTGTCGTACGGACCGCTCGGCGCTTTGGCGGTGATGCAGCGGGTTTACCGGCTGTGATCATCATCGGTGCAGCGCTGTACTTCATGGGTATTTTTGCACCTGGCGACATCGACCATCACAACATCCAGCTCCTGCTCGTCATGGCTGCCGTCAATTTCTTGCTCGCCGCACCCGACTGGCGCCCGGCGGCCTTGCTGTCAGGAAGCTGCGCTGCCCTCAGCCTGGCCATCGGCATGGAAACCGCGCCGTTGGTTGCGGCAATCGGTTCGTGTGTGGCAGGGTTGTTTCTCTTCTCCGGAAGGCAGGAAGCGCCGACTGCGGCCGGTTTCGGGTTGGGTTTCGCCGGCGTTTCGGTATTGGTCCTTGTGTTCACGGTTGCCCCTTCGAACTGGGGAGTGGCGACTTGCGATGCTTTCTCAGCGGTCCAATTTGCCGTTGCCTTCATTTGCGGAGCCGGGCTCGCCGGCGCCGCTTCAATCGACCGGTTCAATGTCAGCGTTTCGCGTAGGCTATTGGCCCTCGTTCTGTTGGCAGGCATTGTGGCCGTCGTCGTAGTCCTGCTGTTTCCACAGTGCTTGCAGGCGCCATTCGCCAATCTCGATCCCCGCCTGCACACACTCTGGCTGAACAACGTCGAGGAAGCACAGTCGCTGTTCCAGCTGATGAAAGACGATCGCGCGTCGGTCGTCGGCTGCTACGTCACGCCGCTGATCGCACTGGTCCTTCTCGCCTTCCGTCTGATCCGAGGGGACCGTCGCCGCGTGGTCTACGTCATGACCGCGCTGCTGCTCATGGCCTTTGCCGTCAGCATCTGGCAGGTCCGGGGAATGCCATTTTCCATCACGCTGGCAGTCATTCCACTCGCTGCCTGGGTGGCGATGTGGCGCGAACGCGCAGCAAGATCGCCATCGCTGCGCCGTCGGCGGCGATGGTGCTGGCCTGGCTGA